The stretch of DNA aaagaactttGCTCACACAACCAGCCTAATTTGTATGTCTGATTAATGATTCACTCCTTGGGTGTAGCTGTAAAGCGGAGTTGATAGTACCTGCTCAGACCATCCTTCTGGGGTATTTTTCCCATGGAGAACCTCAATTGAACCTTCAAAAGAACTTTCAATTGAAGCTACCGCAGTCGTTTGCCTCCATGGGCCTGGCTAGTGTGATGAGGGGAGAGCAGGGCATGTTGTTACACTGTTTTTCTCACAATGACTGCAAACGATACATCATAATGCTGAAAATGATTTACCAAATGAAAGACCCAAGTCTTGGGCACATGTTTCGTATACGTTGTGCTATCATGTTATATTCCATGATGTCGTGTAAAATTGTAATACATTACCTTGACGGTGCACTTGTGGCAACTTGCCCCATAAATGGGTAAATTGTCACGTTGGATTATTAAGCCAATAAGAACACATGATTAATTGTGAACGCGGATTCTCCTTTTATTTATATCCGAAACTGAACTCAACACTTTAAGTAAACATAAAAGTAATCAACCATTTCTAAACAACTATGCCAAATGATGCCCTTCAGTAAAAATAATGATGGCAGACTAAATCTAAGACAAGAGACCTGGGATCTGCCAGCATTATTCAAAGTCAAAGTTCTGGCCAAACATAAATGGCCTCTCGTGAAGTGGCCTACCACCGTGGTCCATTTGCTGCTTCTCACACAGTGAACCCAAGCCTCCTTTGGCCGGCTGTTTAAAAATAGTTCTACACAGACAAGGCAGAAACCCTTGTTCTCATCTGATGATGAGTCGTTTGTATGTTTATTATAATGAAATATTTAACGTGATTCTTTGTtgtcctccttttctttcctaaaCTCAACTTGGAGactctcttccctttctgcaCTGGCCTTTTCTTTCCCTGCCCACATAGGAGGGATTTTTAAATGCTGCACCACTGTGCAATAAACCAAAGTAAATGTCCGCTGACCCAGTGATGTTCCCTACCAGTTGCATTTCCAATTCAGGGGAGGAAACCTGCCAGAGCACTGAGTAGTCAACAAACTAACTATTACTTAATTAGGGCTAAATCTCAAGGCTAGTTCATTCTCAGACTGTAgacaaatgattaaaaaaacacatgctaCAAACACCTCTTATCACAGAAAAGTTGAAAATGTAAATTGTCAAAAAAGTTTTATCACATGAAATATGGTATGCCAGAGCTTTACTTTGGATGGGAAAAAAGTGGGAAAATTGTGCTATGTTCAGGTGACCCTGACTAAAGGTATATTGTGCTATGCTCAGGTTCAGGTGACCCTGACTAAAGGTAAATTGAGCTATGTTCAGGTTCAGGTGACCCTGACTAAAGATAAGCAAAATGTTGACTCTTGGGTTTGTGTCGCACAATGTAGTTTTGAGATTGAGCCCCTAGTTTTGGAGAAATCTCCATTGTGAGAACCCGGCTCTCCCTAATGACATGTTTCCATATCCACCCATTCATTATttgcatgcatttgtttttcatttgcatAATAACATAATCTTCCTTTCCCTGCGTGTTGTAGGTTCATTGCCATCACAGATCAATCTGTACAATTTCCAGAACTAAACATGGATTACAGCCCAGTAGGAGTACCCCCAGGCCTAGAGTATCTTGtacaggtgagtgtgtttgccagtCTATCACTATGGAAAATCTTACTCCACTTCCCATGGGGACTGTGGCAGTGTATGGATTGCTACTGTGGTATGATAATGTATTACTAGGGAGTCTTACTACTGTGGTATGATAATGTATTACTAGGGAGTCTTACTACTGTGGTATGATAATGTATTACTAGGGAGTCCTACTGGTGTGGTTCACAAATATTGATGAGGAATCCTAACTGACCAGCTGAGTTCCCAAATACTCATCTTGAGAAGCACTAGAAtcgggtgaccatatttgagcgACTGTCTAATCAGATAGCAATCAAGACTCTCCTTGTATATTGTTTGACAAGAGGCCCTAGTACAAGACTATCTACTCCTAACACACCTCCTGTTTCCGAGTGAATTATGACTAAGATATGTACACACAGTTTTACTAGAGTTTCTGTTACAGATTGACCAGATCTTGATACACCAGCAAGTGGAGCTCTTGGAGGGTGTGTACTTTCCTCTGGCCTTttgtaacattaaatatatatatataaacatatatatattatgtatttatttatatatcacCATGCTGTATTTGCTgcgtgtctgtttctctttttattgTGACTGTATCAACTATCAACACATTTTTGGCTTCTCCAGCTTTGATCGGCTTTGAGACCAAAAACAGGTATGAGATCAAGAACAGCTTGGGCCAGAAGATCTACAGTGCGAAGGAGGACAGTAACTGCTGCACCAGGAACTGCTGTGGCCCGCTGCGAAACTTTGACCTTCAGATCAAAGATCACAATGAGCAGGAAGTCATTCGTTTGGTCAAACCCCTCCGGTGTACTTCctgctgctgcccctgctgTCTTCAAGAGGTGGGTCAtgacacatttattcattttgcgTTTATCCAAGACGTCTTGTATCATTGTTCCGCCCCAACCTTTGGCAGGCCCTATGGGGCGAACAACcctccaccactgacccaaattAACTACTGGAAACACCTTTTTAAAAAGCACCAAATCCATGGGATTTAttaatgtaaacaaaaacacaacaactacAAGACAACCATATCAAAACATAACTACACAACAAAATCCCAGGCtgaggcagcaagaccagcagtccccaagctagaagcctcctctgcagcaggaaactggagTCTTTAACTGCTGCTTaatcacctggccaggtgcatctCATCCAGCAGTCAGGGGTAGCACAACCTGTTCGGGGGTAAAcaaagaacacagaacacatgtggCCGTAACAATCATCTACCTCCAAGTGTAGTACAGATGAACAGTACATTTTACCTTCCATCAGTATTTGTACTCTCTGGGTATCAAACCCATTTTAGCACCTTGTTGCACCCAGTAAAGCATAGCAATGTGAGAACCTTGCGCTACCAGTTAAGATACTGGAGTATGATGACATTGTCATAATAATACTATACCGGGCAGTGTAATTAGAGAATTAAAGTTTTTTTCTAGTTGCTAATTAACCTATAATGTTTTATCATGCAATTCGAACCACCTCATATATGCATTTTTGTaatatacattcattcatttgcaaTAAGCAGAGACAGCATTTTCGTCCACACATAATCATTTTCTCCTAACATCAAGATGGAGGTTCAGTCGCCACCAGGAGTTACCATTGGCTATGTGGTCCAGCAGTGGCACCCCTTCTTACCCAAGTTATCGATCTTGGGAGCCTCAAAGGAAAATCTGCTGAAAATAGAGGGGCCATGCTGTGCTGTTAGCTGCTGTGGGGATGTAGACTTTGTGGTACGTTGGAGTCAAAAATGGTACAGAGAATACATTTACCATATTATAGTCATAAACGTTATGTCCTCATCTGTTATGCACTATTTTTCTGTGTGAGATTACATTACATCAACAAGTTGGTTCTTCAGAGTGGCCATCACACGTTAATATATGTGCATGTTTCTGATATTCTCTCATCATTGTAGCTCAAAGGTAAGGATGATCAAACCATTGGGAGAATCACTAAGCAATGGAGTGGCGTGGTGAAGGAGCTCTTCACTGACACAGATAACTTTGGAATCGAGTTTCCCATCGACCTGGACGTGAAGGTGAAGGCCGTGTTGCTTGGGGCCTGTTTTCTAATCGTAAGTGCCTGTAACTTGATCTCCTGTTTTTCTTAGAGTTGAGAAATAGATatacaaaacttttaaaatgATGTTTTGAGGAAACATGCTGGTAGTGGTGGTGAAATGAAGTCATATTTCACGGATTCAGTTCAAAAATGAATTGCACTCTGAATTGATAATTCTCTTAATTACATCAATTGTATAACCCACCTGTCTTCACCTAATCGCTGATGTCAATTAGCCATCACAGGGATCATATTTATGTCAGGACCATCAAATATTAATAGAATAAAAAGTATATGGTTGTATGGAGAGAAACAATATTTGTAACGGCGTGTACCATGACAATtacaaatttacaaatgacatttcacAGCAAATGCACAAGTATGTTTACAAATTAAAAAGGATATATTTGCAAAAATACAATTCTACAAATCATAGCGCAATGCCAACTTAAATTAGGAATTTTGTGATTTGTGCAAAACTCAAAATTATAAACTGGTGAGTCTTCATGGATCATGGTATGTGCATTTACCAATAATTCTGAGACATTTGGTTGTATCTATTAAAACGGATGGTTTTATCTGTCAGTGATGGTCAATGTTCTCTCTTGTCTTGAAAGGATTTTATGTTTTTCGAGAAGACGGGGGACAGTGGAAACCGATGCAGTGTCTTTGGGTGAAGCCACACAGAAGAAACCCTCATTTGTTGTGCACTGGTGAAAATGTTGTTGCCAAAATATATGATTCAAGTTTATAATTTCTTTGGTATTCATATTTAATAAGTAAAactttgttttgatgttttttttatcaaggtCTGAACAAATTACGTACCAGTTTGTAAAATATTGGTAGATCTAATGAGTAATGCTTGTATATTTGACTGGCCTCTTTACCGATGACTTTTTTCACTGGTAAGCCGTTCATATCAGCTAATCAATGTTGATGATAACATAACAACTGGGAAAGTGGTTAAAGTCCGTCTTTATGATACCATTTCAATCTTTTATTGCAAGTCAAATACTGTTTCAGAGTTAGACCTAAAAATGCAATCGCTTACTTTGTTGTCTGATTATAACCTAATAGTTATTATAGTTCTAGAAACAATACTTATTTGTTTAAATACTCCTCAGAAATGGTCATAACTGTATATTTTGTAAAAGCCTATACCAAAGCATTAaacagtgttttatttttcacacacacaactggatgCTTGGCTACTAGGTCTCCGCGACCATTAAAAGCAACAAATATGAACACCATGGCCATAACGTGTTTTAATGGTGTCTTCTAACAATGTTCGCTCGTATAGAAAAAAGTGTATTAAAGTGCATTTCAGAGAAATTGACTTTTTCTAAAACAAATGTCCATATTTGTATTGAATATCAGTGGGTACTAAAT from Clupea harengus chromosome 8, Ch_v2.0.2, whole genome shotgun sequence encodes:
- the plscr3a gene encoding phospholipid scramblase 1 — protein: MDYSPVGVPPGLEYLVQIDQILIHQQVELLEALIGFETKNRYEIKNSLGQKIYSAKEDSNCCTRNCCGPLRNFDLQIKDHNEQEVIRLVKPLRCTSCCCPCCLQEMEVQSPPGVTIGYVVQQWHPFLPKLSILGASKENLLKIEGPCCAVSCCGDVDFVLKGKDDQTIGRITKQWSGVVKELFTDTDNFGIEFPIDLDVKVKAVLLGACFLIDFMFFEKTGDSGNRCSVFG